One genomic region from Streptomyces sp. Li-HN-5-11 encodes:
- a CDS encoding methyltransferase — protein sequence MTTADTAPPPSMRLRELAFGAACAAALRAAARLGVADALGDTATAVEDLAAAVKTEPKPLRRLLRALSCYGVFTEQPDGRFAHTDMSRLLREDDPNSLRYITLWCTEAWTWDAWPKLDEAVRTGRNVVEDLYGKEFFVYLNEDAPASADVFNRAMTTSSKQSARDVAELLDLSGAASVADIGGGQGHVVASLLEKYPSMRGTLLDLPRVVENADPRLREGGDLAHRVRIVPGDCRESIPVRADVYIIKNILEWDDDSTARCLRNVIAAGGAKARVVVIENLVDDTPSMRFSTAMDLLLLLNVGGAKHTRQSMVSRLEAAGLVIDDISPVNPYLHAFDCTVPA from the coding sequence ATGACCACCGCTGACACCGCCCCACCACCGTCCATGCGGCTGAGGGAGCTCGCGTTCGGCGCGGCGTGTGCCGCCGCCCTCCGCGCGGCCGCCCGGCTGGGCGTGGCCGACGCGCTCGGGGACACCGCGACGGCCGTGGAGGACCTCGCGGCCGCCGTGAAGACCGAACCGAAGCCGCTGCGGCGGCTGTTGCGGGCGCTGTCCTGCTACGGCGTCTTCACCGAGCAGCCGGACGGGAGGTTCGCGCACACCGACATGTCCCGGCTGCTGCGCGAGGACGACCCGAACAGCCTGCGCTACATCACCCTGTGGTGCACCGAGGCGTGGACCTGGGACGCCTGGCCCAAGCTGGACGAGGCGGTGCGCACCGGACGCAACGTCGTCGAGGACCTCTACGGCAAGGAGTTCTTCGTCTACCTCAACGAGGACGCCCCGGCGTCGGCGGACGTCTTCAACCGGGCCATGACCACCTCCAGCAAGCAGTCCGCGCGGGACGTCGCCGAGCTCCTGGACCTGTCCGGAGCGGCCTCGGTGGCCGACATCGGCGGCGGCCAGGGGCACGTGGTGGCGAGCCTGCTGGAGAAGTACCCGTCGATGCGGGGCACCCTGCTGGACCTGCCGCGCGTGGTGGAGAACGCCGATCCGCGACTGCGCGAGGGAGGCGACCTCGCCCACCGGGTGCGCATCGTGCCCGGCGACTGCCGGGAGTCCATCCCCGTCCGGGCCGACGTCTACATCATCAAGAACATCCTGGAGTGGGACGACGACTCGACCGCCCGCTGCCTGCGCAACGTCATCGCGGCGGGCGGCGCCAAGGCGCGGGTCGTCGTCATCGAGAACCTGGTCGACGACACGCCGTCGATGCGGTTCAGCACCGCCATGGACCTGCTCCTGCTGCTGAACGTCGGCGGCGCCAAGCACACCAGGCAGAGCATGGTCAGCCGGCTCGAGGCGGCGGGCCTGGTCATCGACGACATCAGCCCGGTCAACCCCTACCTGCACGCCTTCGACTGCACGGTTCCCGCCTGA
- a CDS encoding rhomboid-like protein encodes MNGVIRVRRGAEAVVAYVRAAPGTYVWLLILLFTTVALHHMSPRFEEQFLRQRSTNLHELSNNPVRVLISSAMWVDSGHWLPYAALYTVFHAQAERWLGTLRWLLVCAAAHVLATLISEGALLWAISRGMAPQSAVNTLDVGVSYALAGVMGVLTYRVASPWRYLYAAVVLGGYGVPLLTGRTFTDLGHFTSVLIGLACYPVVRGCGKAWNPWETLAVLRR; translated from the coding sequence GTGAACGGGGTCATCCGAGTTCGGCGCGGGGCGGAAGCGGTGGTGGCGTACGTCCGTGCCGCCCCCGGAACGTACGTCTGGCTGCTGATCCTGTTGTTCACGACCGTCGCCCTGCACCACATGTCGCCGCGGTTCGAGGAGCAGTTCCTGCGGCAGCGCTCGACCAACCTCCACGAGCTGTCGAACAACCCGGTGCGCGTGCTGATCTCCAGCGCCATGTGGGTCGACAGCGGGCACTGGCTGCCGTACGCCGCCCTGTACACGGTCTTCCACGCGCAGGCCGAACGCTGGCTGGGCACCCTGCGCTGGCTGCTGGTGTGCGCCGCCGCGCACGTGCTGGCCACGCTGATCAGCGAGGGCGCCCTGCTGTGGGCGATCAGCCGCGGCATGGCGCCGCAGTCCGCCGTCAACACGCTCGACGTGGGCGTCAGTTACGCGCTCGCGGGCGTGATGGGCGTCCTGACGTACCGCGTGGCCTCACCCTGGCGGTACCTGTACGCGGCCGTCGTGCTCGGCGGCTACGGGGTGCCGCTGCTGACCGGGCGCACCTTCACCGATCTCGGGCACTTCACCTCCGTGCTGATCGGTCTCGCCTGCTATCCGGTGGTCAGGGGCTGCGGAAAGGCATGGAACCCATGGGAGACACTGGCCGTCCTCAGGCGTTGA
- a CDS encoding acyl carrier protein has product MSDRITVEELAELMKTAAGITVSPQELADRPDIGFEELGIDSLGLLGIVGELENRHGMPMPPDAERCKTPRKFLDLVNSTLLAGA; this is encoded by the coding sequence ATGAGTGACCGCATCACTGTGGAAGAACTGGCCGAACTCATGAAGACGGCCGCCGGTATCACCGTCAGCCCGCAGGAGCTGGCGGACCGGCCCGACATCGGCTTCGAGGAGCTCGGCATCGACTCGCTCGGCCTGCTCGGCATCGTCGGCGAACTGGAGAACCGGCACGGCATGCCGATGCCGCCCGACGCGGAGCGCTGCAAGACACCTCGGAAGTTCCTCGACCTCGTCAACAGCACCCTTCTGGCAGGAGCCTGA
- a CDS encoding NAD(P)-binding protein, with protein MHHITVVGGGFAGLTAAITAAEAGAKVTVHEAHHTLGGRARTADGPYRTNEGPHALYSGGPHWAWLKQRDLIGPLAPLPPLEVARLRLRHRGALRRTPPLALLKLLRRDASRAPVDVDFLTWATGVAGEEGARAAAHYSAVALFHHDPGSLSAAFVQERLRRAARLPPEAHYPRGGWEGVIDRMAARAWNLGVRVETLSRVDTVPAGAPVVVATSLAAAGRLLSDDSLTWPSGRTALVDLAVRTRRGDAFAVSDLDAPGWIERFTAQDRTLAPAGEQLVQGQIPIAPEESRADGVARAEELLDLGFPGWRGRVTWRREAVASGRTGAVDPPGTTWRDRPAVDRGDGVYLAGDQVAAPGVLSEVSFNSALTAVSLALGRNHTRNPTRKTA; from the coding sequence ATGCACCACATCACCGTCGTCGGCGGCGGCTTCGCCGGGCTCACCGCGGCGATCACCGCCGCCGAAGCGGGCGCCAAGGTCACCGTGCACGAAGCCCACCACACCCTCGGCGGGCGGGCCCGTACGGCCGACGGCCCGTACCGGACGAACGAGGGCCCGCACGCGCTCTACAGCGGCGGCCCGCACTGGGCCTGGCTCAAGCAGCGCGACCTCATCGGGCCGCTCGCCCCGCTGCCGCCCCTGGAGGTCGCCCGGCTCAGGCTGCGGCACCGGGGCGCGCTGCGCCGCACCCCGCCCCTGGCCCTGCTCAAACTGCTCCGCCGGGACGCCTCCCGGGCTCCCGTCGACGTCGACTTCCTGACCTGGGCGACCGGTGTCGCGGGCGAGGAGGGCGCCCGCGCCGCCGCGCACTACTCCGCCGTCGCCCTGTTCCACCACGACCCCGGCTCGCTGTCCGCCGCCTTCGTGCAGGAGCGGCTGCGGCGGGCCGCCAGGCTCCCGCCGGAGGCGCACTACCCGCGCGGCGGCTGGGAGGGCGTCATCGACCGGATGGCGGCCCGCGCCTGGAACCTCGGAGTGCGCGTCGAGACGCTCTCCCGCGTCGACACCGTCCCGGCCGGCGCCCCCGTCGTCGTCGCCACCTCCCTCGCCGCCGCCGGCCGGCTCCTCTCGGACGACTCGCTGACCTGGCCGAGCGGGCGTACGGCGCTCGTCGACCTCGCGGTGCGCACCCGGCGCGGGGACGCGTTCGCCGTGTCCGACCTGGACGCCCCGGGATGGATCGAGCGGTTCACCGCTCAGGACCGCACGCTGGCGCCCGCCGGCGAGCAACTCGTCCAGGGACAGATACCGATCGCGCCTGAGGAGTCCCGGGCCGACGGTGTCGCCCGCGCCGAGGAGCTCCTCGACCTGGGTTTCCCCGGCTGGCGCGGGCGGGTGACCTGGCGGCGGGAGGCCGTCGCGAGCGGCCGTACCGGCGCCGTGGACCCGCCCGGCACCACGTGGCGCGACCGGCCCGCCGTCGACCGCGGCGACGGCGTCTACCTGGCCGGCGACCAGGTCGCCGCGCCCGGCGTGCTGTCGGAGGTCTCCTTCAACAGCGCCCTCACCGCGGTCTCCCTGGCACTGGGACGGAACCACACGCGGAACCCCACGCGGAAGACAGCCTGA
- a CDS encoding aminoglycoside phosphotransferase family protein, with protein sequence MVGRMIEVPGELAASQEKFNGAAGRAFVAGLPGRAADFLGRWRLRRDGPPMYGVCALVLPVLRDDGTPAVLKLQLLDEESAGEPLALRAWDGDGAVRLLECDAPSGTLLLERLDASRALTRMPDVREAVLVVAGLLARLTSLPAPAGLRRLGDIARAMLERVPGALERVPDPSARALLADAAAAVREVAGEPGDRLLHWDLHYDNVLAAGREPWLAIDPKPLAGDPGFELFPALHNRFDPDTDDIVWRFDAMTGVLGLDRERARAWTLGRVLQNALWDLGDGRPLSPVHLRIGRALRP encoded by the coding sequence ATGGTCGGGAGAATGATCGAGGTGCCCGGTGAGCTGGCCGCTTCTCAGGAGAAATTCAACGGGGCGGCCGGGCGGGCGTTCGTCGCCGGTCTGCCGGGGCGGGCCGCCGACTTCCTCGGGCGGTGGCGGCTGCGGCGGGACGGGCCGCCGATGTACGGGGTGTGCGCGCTGGTCCTCCCTGTTCTCCGGGACGACGGAACACCGGCCGTGCTGAAGCTGCAGCTCCTCGACGAGGAGAGCGCGGGCGAGCCGCTCGCCCTGCGGGCGTGGGACGGAGACGGGGCCGTACGGCTGCTGGAGTGCGACGCACCGAGCGGCACGCTGCTGCTGGAGCGGCTCGACGCGTCCCGGGCGCTGACGCGGATGCCGGACGTCCGCGAGGCCGTCCTGGTCGTCGCCGGACTGCTGGCCCGCCTGACCTCCCTGCCGGCGCCCGCGGGGCTGCGGCGGCTGGGTGACATCGCGCGGGCGATGCTGGAGCGGGTTCCCGGGGCGCTGGAGCGGGTGCCGGATCCCTCGGCCCGCGCGCTGCTCGCCGACGCCGCGGCCGCCGTGCGCGAGGTCGCCGGCGAACCCGGCGACCGGCTGCTGCACTGGGACCTGCACTACGACAACGTCCTCGCCGCCGGCCGCGAGCCCTGGCTCGCGATCGACCCCAAGCCGCTGGCCGGCGACCCCGGCTTCGAGCTGTTCCCGGCGCTGCACAACCGCTTCGACCCCGACACGGACGACATCGTGTGGCGCTTCGACGCCATGACCGGGGTGCTGGGGCTGGATAGGGAGCGGGCCAGGGCCTGGACGCTCGGCCGCGTCCTGCAGAACGCCCTGTGGGACCTCGGGGACGGCCGCCCCCTGTCACCCGTCCACCTGCGGATCGGCCGCGCCCTGCGCCCGTGA
- a CDS encoding MFS transporter translates to MSVTRTGEERSQQTDPHRWWGLVVIALAQLMVVLDATIVNIALPSAQRALHMSDGNRQWVITAYTLAFGGLLLLGGRIADLVGRKRTFVIGLVGFAAASALGGAATSSGMLFGARALQGAFAAVLAPSALSLLTTTFTDPRERGKAFGIYGALAGSGSAIGFIVGGLLTEYLNWRWCLYVNVPIAIVAVLGAFALLHDRPGHKGARLDVPGAVLGCGGLVAIVYGFSEAEPRGWTDPLVLGLFAGGVVLLAAFVWWQNRAPVPLLPLHIIRDRNRAGCFLTMLLAVIGMFGLFLFMTYYLQGILGYSPLKTGLAFLPLTAAIIIGSTQISARLLQHVAPRVLMVPGMVLSAAGLMVLTRMTVDSRYSTEVLPALLLIGLGMGLTFMPVFATATAGVAPQDAGVTSATVNTSQQVGGSIGTALLNTIATTSGTAYITAHLHSPADKARVVPAGIVHGYTVAIWWAAGVMLLAGLVAGLMVTGKAPRHGAPAQTAVREPVA, encoded by the coding sequence ATGAGTGTCACCCGAACAGGTGAGGAACGTTCCCAGCAGACCGACCCGCACCGCTGGTGGGGCCTGGTGGTGATCGCGCTCGCGCAGCTCATGGTCGTCCTGGACGCGACCATCGTGAACATCGCGCTTCCCTCCGCGCAGCGCGCGCTCCACATGTCCGACGGCAACCGTCAGTGGGTCATCACCGCCTACACCCTCGCCTTCGGCGGGCTCCTGCTGCTGGGCGGGCGGATCGCCGACCTGGTGGGCCGCAAGCGCACGTTCGTCATCGGGCTCGTCGGCTTCGCCGCCGCCTCCGCGCTCGGCGGCGCGGCCACGTCGTCCGGCATGCTCTTCGGCGCCCGCGCGCTGCAGGGCGCCTTCGCCGCCGTCCTCGCCCCCTCGGCGCTCAGCCTGCTGACCACGACGTTCACCGACCCCAGGGAGCGCGGCAAGGCGTTCGGCATCTACGGCGCCCTGGCCGGCAGCGGTTCGGCGATCGGGTTCATCGTCGGCGGTCTGCTGACCGAGTACCTGAACTGGCGCTGGTGCCTGTACGTCAACGTGCCCATCGCGATCGTCGCGGTCCTCGGCGCGTTCGCGCTGCTGCACGACCGGCCCGGCCACAAGGGCGCCCGCCTGGACGTGCCGGGTGCGGTGCTGGGCTGCGGCGGGCTGGTGGCGATCGTCTACGGGTTCAGCGAGGCCGAGCCGCGCGGCTGGACGGATCCGCTGGTGCTGGGCCTGTTCGCGGGGGGCGTGGTGCTGCTCGCGGCGTTCGTGTGGTGGCAGAACCGGGCGCCGGTGCCGCTGCTGCCGCTGCACATCATCCGGGACCGCAACCGGGCCGGCTGCTTCCTGACCATGCTGCTGGCCGTGATCGGGATGTTCGGGCTGTTCCTGTTCATGACGTACTACCTGCAGGGCATCCTCGGTTACTCGCCGCTGAAGACGGGCCTGGCGTTCCTGCCGCTGACCGCCGCGATCATCATCGGCTCCACGCAGATATCCGCCCGGCTGCTGCAGCACGTGGCGCCGCGGGTGCTGATGGTTCCCGGGATGGTCCTGTCGGCGGCCGGCCTGATGGTGCTCACCCGGATGACGGTCGACTCGCGGTACTCGACCGAGGTGCTTCCCGCGCTGCTGCTGATCGGCCTCGGCATGGGCCTGACGTTCATGCCGGTGTTCGCCACCGCCACCGCGGGTGTCGCCCCGCAGGACGCGGGCGTGACCTCGGCGACCGTGAACACCTCGCAGCAGGTGGGCGGGTCGATCGGCACCGCCCTGCTCAACACGATCGCCACCACCAGTGGCACCGCCTACATCACCGCCCATCTGCACAGCCCGGCGGACAAGGCGCGGGTGGTGCCGGCGGGCATCGTGCACGGCTACACGGTCGCCATCTGGTGGGCCGCGGGCGTCATGCTCCTGGCCGGTCTGGTGGCGGGTCTGATGGTGACGGGCAAGGCCCCACGGCACGGGGCGCCCGCACAGACGGCGGTACGGGAGCCGGTGGCCTGA
- a CDS encoding M1 family metallopeptidase → MYRSAPAVRTAAATSALLVLAVTGCDGGVHGTPGGSGLRDPYFPKAGNGGYDVTHYGLTLAYDPDGRRLTGTAVITARATKDLSAFDLDLKGLDVHSVTVEGTGARFNRAGQELTVRPHDELSEGETFSTTVRYSGTPQTLTDPDGSKEGWLPTADGALALGEPVGSMAWFPGNDHPSDKAAYDISVTVPKGLQAVSNGELKSETTTGGRTTFRWHTAEPMASYVATVAIGHYDITRTTTKNGLPVYVAVDPTQAKASSAVLARIPEIMEWEEDNFGPYPFSSTGAIVDHGQDPGYALETQNRPFFPGSPDLHTLVHELSHQWYGDSVTPRTWRDMWLNEGFATYASWLWDEDHGGDSAQQTFDALYRGDYYDDDADNQALWSFPPARPSGAAHISDSPVYERGAMVLQKIRQTVGDDTFYAIIQGWAAAHRHGNADTADFTAYVEKKAPGKDFSAIWRDWLYGSGKPAHP, encoded by the coding sequence GTGTACAGATCCGCACCGGCCGTCCGGACGGCCGCCGCCACCTCGGCCCTGCTCGTCCTGGCCGTGACCGGGTGCGACGGCGGTGTGCACGGCACCCCGGGCGGCTCCGGCCTGCGCGACCCGTACTTCCCCAAGGCCGGCAACGGCGGATACGACGTCACCCACTACGGCCTGACCCTGGCCTACGACCCGGACGGCCGCCGCCTCACCGGCACGGCGGTGATCACCGCCCGCGCCACCAAGGACCTGTCCGCCTTCGACCTCGACCTCAAGGGGCTGGACGTCCACAGCGTCACGGTGGAGGGCACCGGCGCCCGTTTCAACCGGGCCGGCCAGGAGCTCACCGTCCGCCCGCACGACGAGCTCAGCGAGGGCGAGACGTTCAGCACGACGGTCCGCTACTCGGGCACCCCGCAGACGCTCACCGACCCCGACGGCTCGAAGGAGGGCTGGCTGCCCACCGCCGACGGTGCGCTGGCCCTGGGCGAGCCGGTGGGCTCGATGGCGTGGTTCCCGGGCAACGACCACCCCTCCGACAAGGCCGCGTACGACATCTCCGTCACCGTGCCCAAGGGGCTGCAGGCCGTCTCCAACGGCGAGTTGAAGAGCGAGACCACCACCGGCGGCCGTACGACGTTCCGCTGGCACACCGCCGAACCGATGGCGAGCTATGTCGCCACCGTCGCGATCGGCCACTACGACATCACCCGCACCACCACCAAGAACGGGCTGCCGGTCTACGTCGCCGTCGACCCCACCCAGGCGAAGGCGAGCAGCGCGGTCCTGGCGAGGATCCCCGAGATCATGGAGTGGGAGGAGGACAACTTCGGCCCGTACCCGTTCTCCTCCACCGGCGCGATCGTCGACCACGGCCAGGATCCGGGCTACGCCCTGGAGACGCAGAACCGTCCGTTCTTCCCCGGCAGCCCCGACCTGCACACCCTCGTTCACGAACTGTCCCACCAGTGGTACGGCGACTCCGTCACCCCGCGGACCTGGCGCGACATGTGGCTCAACGAGGGCTTCGCGACCTACGCGTCGTGGCTGTGGGACGAGGACCACGGCGGCGACAGCGCCCAGCAGACCTTCGACGCGCTCTACCGCGGCGACTACTACGACGACGACGCCGACAACCAGGCCCTGTGGTCCTTCCCGCCGGCGAGGCCGAGCGGCGCCGCGCACATCTCCGACTCGCCCGTCTACGAACGCGGCGCGATGGTCCTGCAGAAGATCCGCCAGACGGTGGGCGACGACACCTTCTACGCCATCATCCAGGGCTGGGCCGCCGCCCACCGCCACGGCAACGCCGACACCGCCGACTTCACGGCCTACGTCGAGAAAAAGGCCCCCGGCAAGGACTTCAGCGCCATCTGGAGGGACTGGCTGTACGGCAGCGGAAAACCGGCACACCCGTAG
- a CDS encoding right-handed parallel beta-helix repeat-containing protein, with product MTKRHIALALCALALVGSGVAAAPPISVPMTRLVLPGHSIQKAVDSSKPGDTVLVFPGTYHESVKITTRGLHLRGTGPDTVLEPAEQATDDCGKRGNGICVAGTRTRPLEDVTVSDLTLSGFSRAGLIAVGTDGLTVRRVTSEKNGVWGIAEERSERSQYEANTARDNGDAGLFLANTITAEKGATDTRGTLISHNRLEGNRIGVTVRRLRDLTVASNDITGNCTGVFVVGDENKPRAGALTVRDNRVVENNKYCPKTARLPFLQGSGIVLTGAEDSLVTGNTVSGNSGRSPLSGGVVLFKSFVGVASERNRISDNTLENNSPADLVNQESTKRANTFERNSCRASKPAGLC from the coding sequence ATGACGAAACGCCATATCGCCCTGGCTCTGTGCGCCCTCGCGCTCGTCGGCTCGGGGGTCGCCGCCGCTCCCCCGATCTCGGTGCCGATGACCCGTCTGGTGCTTCCGGGACACTCGATCCAGAAAGCGGTCGACTCCTCGAAGCCGGGTGACACCGTCCTGGTCTTCCCCGGCACCTACCACGAGAGCGTCAAGATCACCACGCGTGGGCTGCACCTGCGCGGTACGGGCCCCGACACCGTCCTGGAACCGGCCGAGCAGGCCACGGACGACTGCGGCAAGCGCGGCAACGGCATCTGCGTGGCGGGCACCAGGACCCGGCCCCTCGAGGACGTCACCGTCTCCGACCTGACCCTGAGCGGCTTCTCCCGGGCCGGGCTGATCGCCGTGGGGACCGACGGGCTGACCGTGCGGCGCGTGACCTCGGAGAAGAACGGTGTGTGGGGCATCGCCGAGGAGCGCTCCGAGCGCAGCCAGTACGAGGCGAACACCGCCCGGGACAACGGCGACGCGGGCCTCTTCCTCGCCAACACGATCACGGCCGAGAAGGGCGCCACCGACACCCGGGGCACGCTGATCTCCCACAACCGGCTGGAGGGCAACCGGATCGGCGTGACCGTCCGCCGTCTGCGCGACCTCACCGTCGCGAGCAACGACATCACCGGCAACTGCACGGGCGTGTTCGTCGTCGGCGACGAGAACAAGCCCAGGGCCGGCGCCCTGACCGTGCGCGACAACCGGGTCGTGGAGAACAACAAGTACTGCCCGAAGACCGCCCGGCTGCCCTTCCTGCAGGGCTCGGGCATCGTCCTGACCGGCGCCGAGGACTCCCTGGTGACGGGCAACACGGTCAGCGGCAACTCGGGCAGGTCCCCGCTGTCGGGCGGAGTCGTGCTGTTCAAGAGCTTCGTGGGCGTCGCCAGCGAGCGGAACCGGATCAGCGACAACACGCTGGAGAACAACTCCCCGGCGGACCTGGTGAACCAGGAGAGCACCAAGCGCGCCAACACCTTCGAGCGCAACTCCTGCCGGGCCTCCAAGCCCGCGGGACTGTGCTGA
- a CDS encoding pentapeptide repeat-containing protein: MARTGTGRAGGARGPGAGGTGVKKARRPEVRLPALEAYGGGELEPDGDYDGLEFTEADFAGQDGAGARFLDCRLTGCALDETSMHHARLLDSVLTGLRGVGTDLAESTLRDVELLDARLGGTQMHGAVLERVWIRGGKIDYLNLRKAKLRDVVFEGCVLVEPDFAGARLERVEFVDCAVKDADLTAVTLMDVDLRGAAPLEIARGLDRLAGAVISTAQLLDLAPLLAAEQGIRVEG; encoded by the coding sequence ATGGCGAGGACAGGAACCGGCAGAGCCGGGGGAGCGCGCGGGCCCGGTGCCGGCGGGACCGGTGTGAAGAAGGCGCGGCGGCCGGAGGTGCGGCTGCCCGCCCTGGAGGCGTACGGCGGCGGGGAGCTGGAGCCGGACGGGGACTACGACGGGCTGGAGTTCACGGAGGCGGACTTCGCCGGGCAGGACGGAGCGGGCGCCCGTTTCCTGGACTGCCGGCTCACCGGGTGCGCGCTGGACGAGACGTCGATGCACCACGCCCGCCTCCTCGACTCGGTCCTCACCGGCCTACGGGGTGTCGGCACCGACCTCGCCGAGTCCACGCTGCGCGATGTGGAACTGCTCGACGCGCGTCTGGGCGGTACGCAGATGCACGGAGCGGTGCTGGAGCGGGTGTGGATCCGGGGCGGCAAGATCGACTACCTGAACCTGCGCAAGGCGAAGCTGCGGGACGTCGTCTTCGAGGGCTGCGTCCTCGTCGAGCCGGATTTCGCCGGCGCCCGCCTCGAGCGGGTGGAGTTCGTGGACTGCGCGGTGAAGGACGCGGATCTCACCGCGGTCACGCTCATGGACGTGGATCTGCGCGGGGCCGCGCCGCTGGAGATCGCGCGGGGGCTGGACCGGCTGGCGGGCGCGGTGATCAGCACGGCCCAACTGCTGGATCTGGCGCCGCTGCTGGCGGCGGAGCAGGGGATCAGGGTGGAGGGCTGA
- a CDS encoding TcmI family type II polyketide cyclase — MHQALIVARMAPGSAPDIAKIFEESDRGELPRLVGVTRRSLFQFGDVYMHLVEADRDPGPAIAKVANHPEFRDISERLSAYVSAYDPETWRSPKDAMAHRFYVWERDAAH; from the coding sequence ATGCACCAGGCTCTGATCGTCGCCCGGATGGCCCCGGGCTCGGCCCCCGACATCGCGAAGATCTTCGAGGAGTCCGACCGGGGAGAGCTGCCCCGCCTCGTCGGTGTCACCCGGCGCAGCCTCTTCCAGTTCGGCGACGTGTACATGCACCTCGTCGAGGCCGACCGCGACCCCGGCCCCGCCATCGCGAAGGTGGCGAACCACCCCGAGTTCCGGGACATCAGCGAGCGGCTGTCGGCGTACGTCAGCGCGTACGACCCGGAGACCTGGCGCTCGCCGAAGGACGCGATGGCACACCGCTTCTACGTCTGGGAGCGCGACGCCGCGCACTGA
- a CDS encoding SRPBCC family protein has translation MAGHTENEITIAAPLDLVWDMTNDVEKWPQLFSEYASAEILSQEGDKCTFRLTMHPDDNGVVWSWVSEREPDRATRTVRARRVETGPFAHMDIHWRYEEVPGGTRMVWTQDFAMKPDAPVDDDWMTDNINKNSKVQMALIRDKIEQVAAGRRGEPALTTD, from the coding sequence ATGGCTGGACACACGGAGAACGAGATCACCATCGCCGCACCGCTGGACCTGGTCTGGGACATGACCAACGACGTGGAGAAGTGGCCGCAGTTGTTCAGCGAGTACGCCTCCGCCGAGATCCTGTCGCAGGAAGGCGACAAGTGCACCTTCCGGCTGACCATGCACCCCGACGACAACGGCGTCGTCTGGAGCTGGGTCTCCGAGCGCGAGCCCGACCGGGCCACGCGCACCGTCAGGGCCCGCCGGGTCGAGACCGGTCCGTTCGCGCACATGGACATCCACTGGCGCTACGAGGAGGTCCCCGGCGGCACCCGGATGGTCTGGACGCAGGACTTCGCGATGAAGCCGGACGCTCCGGTCGACGACGACTGGATGACCGACAACATCAACAAGAACTCCAAGGTCCAGATGGCCCTGATCCGCGACAAGATCGAGCAGGTTGCCGCCGGACGCCGCGGTGAACCGGCCCTGACCACCGACTGA